Proteins found in one Asterias rubens chromosome 12, eAstRub1.3, whole genome shotgun sequence genomic segment:
- the LOC117297610 gene encoding Golgi-associated kinase 1A-like — translation MVAQDKFKTGKLHTFEMTVVPYRGSLQRSRRVRRFLLTSRLYLLLLVLGAFIAVNSVLYLGINRAEGSGGRSMDPRSLSIKERVISIDSLQQNEDEPHGNTRWDLYIDSPRQFRGLSENQRGKGDGEDGVKRSNSPRVVYITRGANNPRNDKERILYQGSDSLARNTANTKQVTVRVDYKEAGNAKQNLIFTRNLRLNVAEGKAGNKTPATKKRIATGNIKTNVALNQSRFYPAPVKLKNKLSKNYGENSRREEEHDRRERVARSSPDNEPGRMNLNNRPKWLSEKDADVLRHLAEGSISSFQAIHSKFAGKLGLGVLIYDQDVGANGNNDKRTTELCGVRGVTCAVLYPPAEIHRVLAFHLDRVLGFNRTLLTISRRLPGEIRRQIGMPVDVSFPLMLYEPSLYEDTELAELTRAQLSDCLGDGNGGNNEMEECSSVVADDWGAVAVFDFLLQIYHRLDLGCCGLDPFERHRRCGVSIAGGQAARQCNPLINPQMVGCGFRIASESDKLILVENLVDLRAPDDKLDFMLLRGPNSFPARAVAILKEARLHPMLLESLSVDSSYWENQGGQPAIEDIIDVIDRRAGMFLKYISSSRRD, via the exons ATGGTGGCCCAGGACAAATTCAAAACTGGGAAACTTCACACTTTTGAG ATGACAGTAGTGCCCTACCGAGGCAGTCTGCAGCGTTCACGCCGTGTGCGTCGCTTTCTGTTGACATCCCGTCTCTACCTGCTGCTCCTTGTCCTCGGAGCATTCATCGCCGTCAACTCCGTCCTCTACTTGGGCATCAATCGGGCTGAGGGTAGCGGTGGTAGGTCCATGGATCCCCGGAGTCTCTCTATCAAGGAGAGGGTCATATCCATAGACTCTTTGCAACAAAACGAGGACGAGCCCCACGGTAATACACGCTGGGATCTATACATCGACTCGCCTCGACAGTTCCGGGGTCTGTCTGAGAACCAGCGGGGGAAGGGTGACGGTGAGGACGGGGTAAAAAGGTCAAACTCCCCCAGGGTTGTCTACATCACACGAGGTGCTAATAATCCTAGAAATGACAAGGAGAGGATTCTGTACCAAGGATCAGACAGTTTGGCAAGGAATACCGCAAACACCAAGCAGGTCACCGTCAGAGTTGATTATAAAGAGGCAGGTAATGCCAAACAAAACTTGATCTTTACGAGGAATCTCAGACTAAATGTAGCCGAAGGCAAAGCTGGCAATAAAACACCTGCAACTAAAAAACGAATTGCCACTGGAAATATTAAAACTAACGTAGCCTTAAATCAATCAAGATTTTATCCCGCACCCGTTAAACTTAAAAACAAGTTATCGAAAAATTATGGGGAGAATTCTCGCCGTGAAGAGGAGCACGACCGCCGGGAGAGGGTGGCGAGATCATCTCCAGACAATGAGCCCGGTAGAATGAACCTCAACAATCGCCCAAAGTGGTTGAGTGAAAAAGACGCTGATGTATTGAGACACTTAGCTGAGGGTTCCATCTCCAGTTTTCAAGCAATTCATTCTAAATTTGCAGGAAAACTTGGGTTGGGAGTTTTAATTTATGATCAGGATGTTGGAGCCAATGGCAATAACGACAAGAGAACTACTGAGCTATGCGGGGTCAGAGGAGTTACATGCGCCGTGCTGTACCCGCCGGCCGAAATTCACCGAGTGCTCGCTTTCCACTTGGATCGCGTGCTCGGCTTCAACCGAACGTTGCTGACGATCTCCCGAAGACTGCCCGGAGAGATCCGGCGGCAGATCGGGATGCCGGTGGATGTCAGTTTCCCGTTGATGCTGTATGAGCCGAGTCTGTACGAAGACACGGAACTTGCCGAACTCACCAGAGCTCAGTTAAGTGACTGTTTGGGCGATGGTAATGGCGGGAACAATGAGATGGAAGAGTGTAGTAGTGTGGTGGCTGATGACTGGGGAGCTGTTGCAGTATTTGACTTTCTTTTACAA ATTTATCATCGCTTGGATCTGGGATGCTGCGGCCTGGACCCGTTCGAGAGGCATCGCCGGTGCGGTGTGTCTATTGCAGGGGGGCAAGCTGCAAGGCAGTGCAATCCATTGATCAACCCACAGATGGTTGGATGTGGTTTCCGTATCGCATCAGAATCAGATAAACTCATTCTGGTGGAAAACTTGGTAGATCTACGGGCTCCTGATGATAAGCTAGACTTCATGCTCCTCAGAGGACCAAACAG TTTCCCAGCGAGAGCTGTAGCCATACTGAAGGAAGCTCGTCTCCATCCCATGCTTCTAGAATCTCTCTCAGTTGACAGTAGCTACTGGGAAAACCAAGGAGGCCAACCAGCCATTGAAGACATCATTGACGTCATTGATAGACGGGCAGGAATGTTTCTTAAATATATTAGTAGTTCGCGAAGGGACTAG